Proteins from one Pontibacter korlensis genomic window:
- a CDS encoding universal stress protein: protein MRKILCPTDFSGTSGKAVEYAVHIAQHAGAHLTLLHVVHLPIVDTSETALVASELLGEQMRTAAEKLKAMVLHMEEKFGANRDGGFTCDYILKEALLTDIAEQLSKKEGYDLIVMGTTGVDSTMEELLIGSNTEAVIEEVKCSVLSVPVSAPAPRVEHIVYASDYSPEDIQAIKEVVSLGSCFGATIDVVHVVKGREKQDGEEAAAFRAELKELFPNVPLTFHEVTSKHRDEGLNDYYTQVGGDVLALVRREKGFLKSLFSQSLAERMTYQAKVPLLVLHGKK from the coding sequence ATGAGGAAAATACTATGTCCCACTGACTTCTCTGGTACCTCGGGGAAGGCTGTGGAGTATGCTGTGCATATAGCACAGCATGCCGGAGCGCACCTTACGCTACTGCATGTGGTGCACCTGCCAATTGTAGACACATCGGAAACAGCGCTGGTGGCAAGCGAACTGCTGGGGGAGCAGATGCGCACTGCCGCTGAGAAGCTGAAAGCCATGGTGCTGCATATGGAAGAGAAGTTTGGCGCAAACCGCGATGGCGGCTTTACATGTGACTATATTCTTAAAGAAGCTCTTCTAACAGATATTGCCGAGCAATTAAGTAAAAAAGAAGGCTACGACCTGATTGTGATGGGGACAACAGGGGTGGATAGCACAATGGAAGAACTCTTGATTGGTAGTAACACAGAGGCCGTAATCGAAGAGGTAAAGTGCTCGGTGCTGTCGGTACCGGTTAGTGCCCCAGCTCCTCGGGTTGAGCACATTGTGTATGCATCCGACTATAGCCCAGAAGACATACAAGCTATCAAAGAAGTGGTAAGCTTAGGTAGCTGTTTTGGGGCAACGATAGATGTGGTACACGTGGTAAAAGGACGCGAGAAGCAGGATGGGGAAGAGGCTGCCGCTTTCAGGGCGGAGCTAAAGGAGCTGTTTCCGAATGTGCCACTCACATTTCATGAGGTTACCAGCAAGCACCGCGACGAAGGGTTGAATGACTATTATACCCAGGTAGGAGGCGATGTGCTGGCTCTTGTAAGGAGGGAGAAAGGTTTTCTGAAAAGCCTGTTTTCACAAAGCCTTGCCGAGCGTATGACTTACCAGGCAAAGGTGCCTTTGTTGGTATTGCACGGTAAAAAATAA